A window of SAR202 cluster bacterium contains these coding sequences:
- a CDS encoding ComF family protein gives MRHRGYNQAELMSKELSKVTGTPVNAALLSRVKNTAPQVSLETDKDRRENIRGAFACNGDARGLRVLLVDDVVTTGSTMSSAAGALKKAGAASVWGLALARRP, from the coding sequence TTGCGCCACCGCGGCTACAACCAGGCCGAGCTGATGTCGAAGGAACTGTCGAAGGTCACCGGCACGCCAGTGAACGCCGCGCTCCTTTCCCGCGTCAAAAACACGGCGCCGCAGGTGAGCCTCGAGACAGACAAGGACCGCCGCGAAAACATCCGCGGCGCTTTTGCCTGCAATGGGGACGCCCGCGGCCTGCGCGTCCTCCTGGTCGACGACGTCGTCACCACGGGCTCAACCATGAGCTCCGCCGCCGGCGCGCTCAAGAAGGCCGGCGCGGCCTCCGTCTGGGGCCTCGCCCTCGCGCGGAGGCCGTGA
- a CDS encoding dihydrodipicolinate synthase family protein, whose protein sequence is MPRAVKSSRTSPPKETHVNREEIKKLIRGTPATVPTPFDDKYQVDYAKLTDLTKWWVEQGLGTDVAPIKTSAAMGEGPDLNDEEWPAILRTVVNAAPRGTKVICALKTKNTLHTIEDAKRAADLGAIGLQIDLPIFHHSNQDDYVRYFTDISDKIDIGIMIYNTWWFGCEHLEPDTILRLKDAEHVTAIKWSAPQGKNYDDMTKFSGIFNVIDNSGQAVRAHKNGGRGYISATIAAYPKFDLEVWKLLEAKKYDEAQAMLDKYRTPWSEWAKKASAKSGGYRQIKGLMRAIGKPAGDPRPPTLPCSEEEVADLKKVLKGMGWIK, encoded by the coding sequence CTGCCGCGTGCTGTAAAATCCTCGCGAACATCACCTCCAAAGGAGACTCACGTGAATCGCGAGGAGATCAAGAAGCTGATACGCGGCACGCCCGCGACGGTGCCCACGCCGTTTGACGACAAATACCAGGTCGACTACGCGAAGCTGACCGACCTCACCAAGTGGTGGGTGGAGCAGGGCCTCGGAACGGACGTCGCGCCGATCAAGACCTCTGCCGCGATGGGCGAGGGCCCCGACCTGAACGACGAGGAGTGGCCAGCCATTCTCCGGACGGTGGTCAATGCCGCCCCGCGCGGCACGAAGGTCATCTGCGCACTAAAGACGAAGAATACGCTGCACACTATCGAGGACGCCAAGCGCGCAGCGGACCTGGGGGCCATCGGACTGCAGATAGACCTGCCGATCTTTCACCACTCCAACCAGGATGACTACGTCCGCTACTTCACGGATATCTCCGACAAGATCGATATCGGAATCATGATCTATAACACATGGTGGTTCGGATGCGAGCACCTCGAACCCGACACCATCCTGCGCCTCAAGGATGCCGAGCACGTCACCGCGATCAAGTGGTCCGCCCCCCAGGGCAAGAACTACGACGACATGACAAAGTTCTCGGGTATATTCAACGTCATCGACAACTCCGGCCAGGCAGTGCGCGCCCACAAGAACGGCGGGCGCGGCTACATCAGCGCCACGATCGCGGCCTACCCGAAGTTCGACCTCGAGGTCTGGAAGCTGCTGGAGGCCAAGAAGTACGACGAGGCCCAGGCCATGCTGGACAAGTACCGCACCCCGTGGTCGGAGTGGGCCAAGAAGGCCTCGGCGAAGTCCGGCGGCTACCGGCAGATAAAGGGCCTCATGAGGGCCATCGGGAAGCCGGCAGGCGACCCTCGCCCGCCGACGCTCCCCTGCAGCGAGGAAGAGGTTGCGGACCTGAAGAAGGTCCTCAAGGGCATGGGCTGGATCAAGTAA
- a CDS encoding winged helix-turn-helix transcriptional regulator — translation MIELALKAISDPRRMEILRLLRDEEMAAGDISSNFPDVTRPAISQHLQVLAEARLVTVRREGTKRIYRTRPEGMQEIRAYLESYWSDNLQLLKLEAEADEGRLRKRAKTGE, via the coding sequence ATGATCGAGCTCGCCCTGAAGGCAATCTCAGACCCCCGGCGCATGGAGATCCTGCGACTTCTCCGCGATGAGGAGATGGCGGCGGGGGACATCTCTTCCAACTTCCCGGACGTTACCCGCCCGGCGATATCGCAGCACCTCCAGGTGCTTGCCGAGGCGCGCCTGGTGACTGTCCGCCGCGAGGGCACGAAGCGCATCTACCGTACGCGACCCGAGGGGATGCAAGAGATCAGGGCTTACCTGGAAAGCTACTGGAGCGATAATCTCCAGCTTCTGAAGCTGGAAGCCGAGGCCGACGAAGGGAGACTGCGCAAGCGTGCAAAGACAGGCGAGTAA
- a CDS encoding BrnT family toxin: protein MKHGVDFAGAAAIFDGPITRRVDNRLDYGEKRYVATGAAGTAILAVVYTMRGDICRIISARKAHGDERQRYQDAVGRGEAKRYDRLGKD, encoded by the coding sequence ATAAAGCACGGCGTCGATTTTGCGGGCGCCGCAGCGATCTTCGACGGCCCCATCACGCGCCGCGTCGACAACCGATTGGACTACGGTGAGAAGAGATATGTCGCCACGGGGGCAGCCGGCACGGCCATTCTTGCGGTGGTCTATACAATGCGCGGAGATATCTGCCGAATCATATCTGCCAGAAAGGCCCATGGGGATGAAAGACAACGTTACCAGGATGCGGTCGGACGAGGCGAAGCAAAGCGATACGACCGATTGGGAAAGGATTAA
- a CDS encoding MBL fold metallo-hydrolase, which translates to MKITFIGTSAGTEPMAGKRHSSFAVEYRGAVYWFDTGEACAYHGYLAGIDIMATRAIFITHRHTDHTGGLPMLVWNIRKLNNTSKDPAGRISNKHFRLILPVPHI; encoded by the coding sequence ATGAAGATCACGTTCATAGGCACATCCGCGGGCACCGAACCGATGGCCGGCAAGCGACACAGCTCTTTTGCTGTCGAGTACCGTGGCGCGGTCTACTGGTTCGATACCGGCGAGGCCTGCGCTTACCACGGGTACCTGGCCGGCATCGACATCATGGCGACGCGGGCCATCTTCATCACGCACCGCCACACCGACCACACCGGCGGGCTGCCGATGCTCGTCTGGAACATCCGCAAGCTGAACAACACGTCGAAAGACCCGGCAGGCAGGATCAGCAACAAGCACTTCCGGCTCATACTGCCCGTCCCGCACATCTAA